AATATCTCAGGAATGCATTGTGCAGGCTGTGCAGCTGGAATAGAAGCAACGTTAAAAATGATTGATGGAGTTAAAGAAGCTTCTGTAAACTTTGCTACTTCAAAAGGTGTTTTCACATTTGACCCAACTAAAATAACCAAACAGCAAATAGTGGATAAAATAAAAGAACTTGGATACGATGCTTCCTTTGATTTAGAAAATTTTGAAAAAAAAAGTTAGAAGAGTTAAATAATCTAAGACATAGGCTAATAGTTTCTCTTTCCCTCTTTTCTCTTCTTGTTTTATCAATGTTTATAAAATTTTCCTACAATGAATACTTTCAGTTTATCATTGCATCAATAATTCAGTTTTATGGTGGTTATGAATTTTATAAATCTTCATTTATGTCTTTAAAAAATAGACTTGCAGACATGAATCTGCTTGTTTCTCTTGGAACTTTTTCAGCTTATTTTTATTCTATATTAGTCTTACTTTTTCCTTCTTTTTTTCCAGAAAATATGAGACATGTATATTTTGAAGGGTCATCTGCTATCATTACATTTGTTTTACTTGGTAGATACTTAGAGCAAAAGTCAAAATTAAAAGCAACAGACTTTATGAAAAATCTACTATCTTTAAAGCCAACTTATGCAACCATCATAGTTGATGGGAAAGAATATCATGTAAAGGCGGAAAATATAGTTAAAGGCGATATTGTAATTGTTAGACCTGGTGACAAAATACCTGTTGATGGAATTATCATAGAAGGTCAGACAGAGGTTGAACAGTCGTTTTTAACAGGGGAGTCTAACCTTGTATATAAAAAGG
This is a stretch of genomic DNA from Sulfurihydrogenibium sp. YO3AOP1. It encodes these proteins:
- a CDS encoding heavy metal-associated domain-containing protein, translated to MKDFTMLSISLALIGGISWFFFGKKSNQEKNESLSDELETIQLNISGMHCAGCAAGIEATLKMIDGVKEASVNFATSKGVFTFDPTKITKQQIVDKIKELGYDASFDLENFEKKS